Proteins from a genomic interval of Arachis hypogaea cultivar Tifrunner chromosome 10, arahy.Tifrunner.gnm2.J5K5, whole genome shotgun sequence:
- the LOC112716772 gene encoding uncharacterized protein, translated as MPKSKRNRQVTLSKTKKKGREHKEAIVNSIKEAAEKYSSVYVFSFENMRNQKFKEFREQLKSSSRFFLGSNKVMQVSLGRSPSDEVRSGLHKVSKLLRGDSGMFFTNLSKEEVEKLFNQFEEYDFARTGSIATEKVDLKEGPLEQFTHEMEPFLRKQGMPVRLNKGVVELVSDFVVCEEGKPLSPEAARILRLLGIKMASFRLHLICRWTPDDFELYIDGPEDSDVECS; from the exons ATGCCGAAATCGAAGAGAAATAGACAAG TTACGCTTTCGAAAACGAAGAAAAAGGGAAGGGAGCATAAAGAGGCAATTGTGAATTCAATAAAAGAGGCTGCTGAGAAATACTCTTCTGTTTATGTGTTCTCTTTTGAGAATATGAGGAATCAGAAGTTCAAGGAGTTCAGGGAGCAGCTCAAATCAAGTAGCAGATTCTTTTTGGGATCAAACAAAGTGATGCAGGTTTCTCTTGGAAGGTCTCCTTCTGATGAAGTCAGATCAGGTCTTCATAAGGTTTCCAAG CTATTGCGTGGAGATTCTGGGATGTTTTTCACCAACTTATCAAAAGAAGAAGTTGAAAA GCTTTTTAATCAATTTGAAGAATACGACTTTGCAAGAACAGGAAGCATTGCCACTGAAAAG GTCGATCTTAAAGAGGGTCCTTTAGAGCAGTTTACGCATGAGATGGAACCCTTCCTTCGGAAGCAAGGCATGCCTGTTCGGTTAAATAAAG GAGTTGTGGAGCTTGTTTCAGATTTTGTTGTTTGCGAGGAAGGGAAGCCCTTGTCCCCCGAGGCAGCTCGGATACTG cgcttgttgggaatcAAGATGGCTTCATTCCGGCTACACCTGATATGCAGGTGGACTCCTGATGATTTCGAACTTTACATTGATGGGCCTGAAGATTCAGATGTTGAATGTTCATAG
- the LOC112716774 gene encoding triacylglycerol lipase 2, whose amino-acid sequence MKMAPMGLFGYPAMTLCVVVILAFVPSQAHGSLGVKNLNDGFCATFITPHGYKCEEHEVTTKDGYILSLQRIPQGRTNVGNGGAKRPPVIVQHGVMVGGMSWVLSPPSESLPMNLANSGFDVWISNARGTVYSQKHISLNSADPAYWDWTWDEMVANDVPALFDYVYSKTHQKIHYVGHSLGTLVALVSFSERDPVVMERIKSAALLSPIAYLNHMTTQLVNVAARAFIGEMTAVSGRPEFDPNGITVLNNVKSLCITHQINCDDMLTAIAGENCCMNSSVVDRFLDHIQPTATKNLIHLSQSVRFGTLSKFNYELPELNLKNYGSLFPPRYDLTKIPVDLPIFMSYGGTDALSDVVDVQKLLDTMSNHDADKLSVQYIKNYAHADFVMGYNAKEIVYDHVIAFFNKYQ is encoded by the exons atgaagatgGCTCCCATGGGGTTGTTTGGATATCCTGCCATGACACTTTGTGTCGTAGTGATCTTAGCATTTGTTCCTTCTCAAGCCCACGGTTCTTTAGGTGTTAAAAACCTTAACGACGGTTTTTGTGCCACTTTTATTACTCCCCATGGGTACAAATGTGAGGAACATGAA GTTACAACCAAAGATGGATACATTCTTAGCTTGCAAAGAATCCCACAAGGTAGAACAAACGTTGGCAATGGCGGGGCCAAGAGGCCGCCGGTGATAGTACAGCACGGAGTCATGGTG GGAGGAATGTCATGGGTGCTGAGCCCCCCAAGTGAAAGCCTGCCCATGAATCTTGCAAATAGCGGCTTCGATGTGTGGATCTCTAACGCAAGAGGAACCGTTTATAGTCAAAAACACATCTCCCTCAACTCCGCTGACCCT GCATATTGGGATTGGACTTGGGACGAAATGGTTGCTAATGATGTACCTGCGCTTTTTGATTATGTTTACAGCAAAACACATCAGAAGATTCATTATGTTGGCCACTCTTTG GGAACTTTGGTAGCTCTAGTATCATTCTCTGAGAGGGATCCTGTGGTCATGGAGCGGATCAAATCAGCAGCATTGTTAAGCCCCATTGCCTATTTGAATCACATGACCACTCAACTTGTAAATGTTGCTGCTAGGGCTTTTATTGGCGag ATGACTGCCGTGTCTGGTCGTCCAGAATTTGATCCCAACGG AATAACTGTTCTTAACAATGTCAAGTCTCTCTGCATTACCCATCAGATCAACTGCGATGATATGTTGACTGCAATTGCTG gtGAAAATTGCTGCATGAATTCTTCAGTTGTTGATCGATTCTTGGACCATATTCAGCCAACAGCCACAAAGAATTTAATACACTTGTCTCAGA GCGTTAGATTTGGCACTCTTTCAAAATTCAACTATGAATTGCCAGAGCTTAATCTTAAGAATTATGGAAGTTTGTTCCCTCCACGCTATGACCTTACCAAAATACCCGTTGACCTCCCAATCTTCATGAGCTACGGCGGCACCGACGCGCTCTCCGACGTCGTCGACGTGCAGAAATTACTGGACACCATGAGTAACCATGATGCAGACAAGTTGAGTGTTCAATACATCAAGAACTATGCTCATGCTGATTTTGTTATGGGCTACAATGCCAAGGAGATAGTCTATGATCATGTTATTGCATTCTTCAACAAGTATCAATAG
- the LOC112716777 gene encoding mavicyanin, translated as MVGHKNTIFLVLVATLMAKEALAAQHVVGGSQGWDQSTDFNSWISGQTFQVGDQLVFKYSSLHSVVELGSESAYKNCDLSSAVKTMNSGNDVVKLNKPGTRYFTCGTLGHCGQGMKVKITIGNGASSPSSSPSSSSSSSSSSAAISAALTSQGFASFAVLIVAFSVSTMLSLF; from the exons atggtgGGGCATAAGAACACAATTTTCTTAGTGCTGGTTGCTACCTTGATGGCAAAGGAGGCATTGGCTGCTCAACATGTTGTTGGTGGAAGCCAAGGCTGGGATCAATCCACAGACTTTAATTCTTGGATTTCAGGCCAAACATTTCAGGTTGGAGATCAACTTG ttttcaaGTACTCTTCATTGCACAGTGTGGTTGAGCTAGGAAGTGAGAGTGCCTATAAGAATTGTGATCTTAGCAGTGCAGTGAAGACAATGAACAGTGGCAATGATGTGGTTAAATTGAACAAACCAGGCACAAGGTACTTCACTTGTGGTACCTTAGGCCACTGTGGCCAAGGCATGAAGGTCAAGATTACAATTGGGAATGGAGCTTCTTCCCCTTCATCCTCACCATCTTCGTCGTCGTCGTCatcttcatcttctgctgctaTTTCTGCTGCTTTGACATCTCAGGGCTTTGCCTCTTTTGCAGTACTCATTGTTGCATTTTCAGTGTCCACCATGCTTTCCTTGTTTTAA